The proteins below are encoded in one region of Thiohalomonas denitrificans:
- a CDS encoding nuclease-related domain-containing protein: protein MNTQILLLAIGPASLLLALAIWLLRPALCRRSHEKTILRTLRNLGPEIRRDIVLEDGIEGLTFIDYAVMTPDGVMAVEVLPHKGAIFGAEHADQWSQVIGRKTTRFPNPLARTREQVTALRLTAKELKPRGLALFGPDCTFPKGKPPGVAVPDDLKTDNRPTAVPATLYRAWQDFIQLAEQKAATYQAERALMREKHGWGRSFLGVLFTIAAAAWAVFISWEAIISLV from the coding sequence GTGAACACCCAGATACTGCTACTGGCCATCGGCCCCGCTTCGCTTCTGCTCGCCCTCGCGATCTGGCTGCTCCGGCCCGCCTTGTGCCGCCGCAGCCACGAGAAGACCATCCTGCGCACACTGCGCAATCTCGGGCCCGAGATCCGCCGTGACATCGTCCTCGAAGACGGCATCGAGGGACTCACCTTCATCGACTACGCCGTGATGACCCCCGACGGCGTCATGGCGGTCGAAGTCCTCCCCCATAAGGGCGCCATTTTCGGTGCTGAACACGCCGACCAGTGGTCCCAGGTCATCGGCCGTAAAACCACCCGTTTTCCCAATCCGCTGGCCCGTACCCGCGAACAGGTCACCGCGCTGCGCCTCACCGCCAAGGAGCTCAAGCCGCGCGGTCTGGCCCTGTTCGGCCCTGATTGCACCTTCCCCAAAGGTAAACCCCCGGGCGTCGCCGTGCCTGATGACCTCAAGACCGATAACCGGCCCACTGCCGTCCCGGCCACCCTCTATCGCGCCTGGCAGGATTTCATCCAGCTGGCGGAACAAAAAGCCGCCACCTACCAGGCCGAGCGGGCACTGATGCGGGAAAAACATGGATGGGGCAGGTCCTTCCTCGGTGTTCTGTTTACGATTGCTGCGGCGGCTTGGGCCGTATTCATCAGTTGGGAAGCCATAATCAGCCTGGTCTGA
- a CDS encoding class I SAM-dependent methyltransferase, protein MEEQEARQRVRATFDAVSDAYDCQPLRFFQRAAECLPGIFDFNGNESVLDAAAGTGIPALVMAPHLPRGSVTAVDLSEGMLAQAETKCRAADIDNIGFRPMDMTAMDFDDGAFDAANCSFGVFFVEDMAGTLRHIASKVKPGGSVVTTHFREGSFGQLTELLGNRIEAYGLPKPPPGWQRVATEAQNLALFEAAGLKGVEVSRHDLGYFLEDAQQWWEVVWNAGYRGLISSLDDQQLAQFKREHLEEVAGLAGPEGIRLDIEVLITKGTRP, encoded by the coding sequence ATGGAAGAACAGGAAGCAAGGCAGCGGGTCAGGGCCACCTTCGATGCGGTCTCGGATGCGTATGACTGTCAGCCGCTGCGCTTTTTCCAGCGCGCGGCGGAATGTCTCCCCGGGATATTCGATTTCAACGGCAACGAATCGGTGCTGGACGCCGCAGCCGGTACCGGCATCCCCGCTCTGGTCATGGCGCCACACCTGCCGCGCGGCAGCGTCACCGCCGTCGACCTCTCCGAAGGCATGCTGGCGCAGGCCGAAACCAAGTGCCGTGCCGCCGACATCGACAACATCGGATTTCGCCCCATGGACATGACCGCCATGGACTTCGATGACGGCGCCTTCGATGCCGCCAACTGCTCCTTCGGCGTCTTCTTCGTCGAGGATATGGCCGGCACGCTCCGCCATATCGCCTCGAAGGTAAAGCCGGGCGGATCCGTAGTAACCACTCACTTCCGTGAAGGTTCCTTCGGACAGTTGACCGAGCTACTCGGCAACCGGATCGAGGCCTACGGCTTGCCGAAGCCGCCCCCGGGTTGGCAACGGGTCGCCACCGAAGCCCAGAATCTGGCGCTGTTCGAAGCGGCCGGCCTGAAAGGCGTCGAGGTCAGCCGTCACGACCTCGGCTATTTCCTGGAAGACGCCCAGCAGTGGTGGGAAGTGGTCTGGAACGCCGGCTACCGCGGACTTATCTCCAGCCTCGATGATCAGCAACTGGCCCAATTCAAGCGGGAACACCTGGAAGAGGTCGCCGGTCTGGCCGGGCCCGAAGGCATACGGTTGGACATCGAGGTGTTGATCACCAAAGGCACGCGCCCATGA